The Pseudomonas moraviensis genome contains the following window.
CGGTCTTGAATTTATCCACCGGGGCGAAGTAGCCCTGCGGTGGACGCAATGGCGCAGCGGCCTGGGTCGCCCCGGCGAACATCGCCAGGCTCAGGAGCGTCGGTGCCAACAGATTTTTCAGTTTCGGATTTCGCATAGCAGACCTCATTGCCCGAGCTGCGCGGTCTGTTGACCAGCGCCCGGGAATACGTTGCGTTTGCAGATTTTCGCTTCGACTTTTTGTGGCGCGGCGCCAGGTCCGGCTTCAGGACCCTGGACTTCGACCGCCAGCAGGTTTTGCGAGGCCCAGTCTTCGTCCGTGCGCAGCTCAAAGGCGAAACGACCGTCGGTGTCGGAGGTTTCCGGTTTCTCGATCTTGATGTCCTCGTGGCGACCGTTCATGTACCAGAGGGTGGCTTGCAGGGTTTTCACCGAGGTGTCGGCGAAGCGGATGTCGACCTGATGACTGGCGTTCTGCAGGTTCAGGTTCTTGCTGTTGACCAGCAGTTCTTGCTTGCTGCCCGGTTTCAGCGTGGTGCTGGCGGACATCTGTGCGTCTTTGCCTTCGCAACCGTTGTCGAGCAGCGCCATCATCTGGCGATAGATGGTTTCCTGGTCGAGGCGGTACAGCGGCGAGAATTCCCAGATGAGAATCTTCGGCGGGGTCTTCTGGAATTCTTCGCTGCCCAGGTACTGCAACATCGAACCTTCCAGACCGCCGCCGGGGAAGGCCACGTTGAGAATGTCGGCGCCGATGGCTTCTTCAAGGAAACCGGCGAAGTTGTAGTTCTTGCCGCTGTGCGACGTACCGACCAGAGTGATCTGCGGATTGCCGGAATCGCCGAACAGATCGCCGTCGCCTGCCTCGCCTTTCGGCTCGGTGGTGAACTGGTCCATGTACTGGATCGCGTAGCTGGTGCCACACAGTTGCCCGGCCATGTTGTGCAGGGTGCCGGTCTTGCCCATGCGCCCGGACTTCTTGGTCTCGAATTCACGCTTGGGAATGTCGGCGAAAGCCGGGATCTGCTTGACCTTTTCCGCCACGATTTTTGCCGTGCGCTGAGCGCCGTATGGCGTCCAGTGCTGGTCGCCACGGAAGTAGAAATCGTGGGCGGGCAGGGTGTCCGGCAACGATTCGTTGGTCAGGGGCGACAGGTCCGGCACCACGTAACCCATCTTCGCGAAACGGCCGAGCATGGTCTTGTAGTTGCCCAAGGCTTTCTCGTAGTCGAACGCGGCTTTCTCCTGCGGGTTGAGCTTGTTGCGGTTCACCAGGCCTCGGGTCGGCTGGTAAACGATCACCAGTTCGACGCCTTTGCTCTTGAACGCATCGTGCAACTGTTGCAGGCGCTTGTAGCCGGCCGGCGTGGTGTTGAACTCGGTGCGCAAATCTTCCTGGGTACGGAACAGCCAGTCGCCCTGCGCCTGTACCAGGGTGGTGAAGTTCTGCTGATAACGCGTTGTGTAGTTTTTCGCGTCATGGGCCGCCGGGCACAGGTTGCAGCATGGCTCGGCGGTGAACTTCGGTGGGGTGACGCTTGCGCCTTCAGCGTCGGCGCGTGCGTTGCCGGCAGCAAGAATGCCGAGAGTCAGGGCCGAGAGGCTGAGCAGTTTGATCATGTGTGGGTGCATAAAAATTATCCTCAGTCCTGCAATTCGGTCTGGCGTTCGACAGGGTCGATCAGCACGGCTTTCTGCTGGCGCACCAGCAGGTCGAGAATTTCATCCTGGCGCTCGCCGAGGATGCCGTTGAAGCTGATGCCGCTGGACTTGGTCGGCGCCAGCATCGACACGCGATACAGCTCGACACTCAGCGGCGAGTCGATCGACAGCGGGCCGCTGCCATTGGCCGCCAGTTCGCCGCCAACCACGATCAGCGACACCTGCGCGTCGAACGGGTCGAGCTTGATGTCACGGTCGGTGTCGGTCAGGTCCTTGATGTGGCCGTAGATACCGGTGAGGCCGTTGGTCATGGCGACGTTTTCGTAGAGGCGGATGTTCACGCTGTTACGAATACGGATGCCGTGACGGGTATTGCTGATGACCTTGTTGCCCCACAGCAGGTTGTCGGCGGACTCATAGAGCGTGATGCCGTCGGTGTGGTTCTTGTAGATCTCGTTGTAGGCAATGATGTTGTTGACGCTGTTACGGTCGATCACCAGGCCCGACAACTTGTTGTCGTAACTCTTGTTGTTGAAGATGAAGCTGTCGTTGACCTCACGGGAAATGATGATCCCGTGCTTCTTCTTCGTGCCGTGAACGGTGTTCTCGGCAATGATCAGACGGTGCGAGCGGTCATGCGGGTCGATGCCGTAGACGATGTTGTCTTTGTAGGTGTTGCCCTTGACCACGAAGTCGCGGGTTTCGTAGCAGTAGAAGCCGTACCACATGTCCGAGAACTCGGAGCCGACGATCCAGCCGGTCGGTTCCGGGCGCTTGAGAACCTTGGCCATGTTCGGCGTGTACTGGGAAATACTCACTCCGTACGACTTACTGTTGGCGTAACCGAAGCTGGCCATCTTGCTGTTGACGATGTAGGTCTCGGTGCCGCCCCAGGCGAGCAGGAACGGACGGAATTCCTTCGGCGAACGGAAGGTTGCCGGGCCGTTGTCCTTTTCGCGCCAGCCGGTGACTTTGGTGTCACGCACGAACAACTGACCGTCGTTGATCAGGAACGAACCGGCCTCTTGCGACAGGCGCAGTTCCTGGGTCTGACCGTCGATTTCGAGGATGCCTTTCTCGCCGACCACGATCGGCAATTTGGCCAGGTACACGCCCGGCGAGGTCTCGCTGAAATACTGCTTGGGCAGTTTTTTCGCCAGATCCTTGAGGTTCATGTAGCCGTCGTCGATGAAGATCGCCTGCGGGATGCCGTGCTGACGCACGACCCATTCGGCCATCTTGTTATCGCCGCCGATGAAATCCTTCAGGGCGTTTTCCTGCATCATCCGGCGCACGCTGATCTTGCCCGGTTTGCTACGCACGATTTTCGCCGCAGCGGCCTCGGCGGTGAAGCCGGACAGGTCGGGCAGTTTCGGCTTGGCCAGTTGCAGCGCCTCGGTCGGCGCGCTGCTGACGGTGTAGGTCTTGGCCTGTTGCAGTTCCTTGGCCACGGTCGCAGGTTTCGCCGGTTCAACATTGGCGAAGGCGCCGGCGCTGGCCAGCAGCATCGCGCCGGCCAGCAGGCTGAGTGAGCCTGTTCTGGTGCTGATCATGTCGGGCACTCCCTTGGCGGTTTGCATCAGAAGCGCCAGATCACGTCAATGAATGCGCGGTGCATGTAGGAATCAACCTGGCTGCCGTAGGCATCGCCCGGTTTGAACACACCGCCACGGAAACGCACCAGTGCCGAAGGCTCGTCGATCGACTGGCTCAACGCCGCCGGCAACAGGCCTTGCTTGAAGTACTTGGTGACGACCAGGTCCATTTCCTGACCCAGGTCCTTGTTGCCATCTTCAAGCGGCAGCGAGGTGCTGGAGAGGATCGCGCCGGTGACGTCGTCGGTGTTGTTTTCCACCGCGTTGATGCCGTTGCTGCCGACCGGCTTGTTGCCGTCGACACGCCAGAACTTGTGGTAGATCAGGCTGGCGTCGTACTCGTCGTTGACCATCCACGAACCGAACAGGGTGGCGGTCTGCATGTTGTTCATTTCGCCACGGAACGCTTCGCCGAAACGGTGTACGCGCGAACGGGTACCGGTGTAGTTGGAGCGGTTGCTCTCCAGACCGTTCTGTTCGTAATCGGCACTGGCGCGGGCGTAGGCACCGCCGACTTGCCATTGCGGATCGAGGCGCAGGCGCACGCCGACATCGGCGGCCCAGCCGCTGATGTCATCGCTGCGCTTGGCTTGTGTCGGGCGCGTGCCATCGGCGTTCAGCGCGTTGACCGTATCGCGGTCGCCGCTCATGCCGGTGATGCTGCCCCAGTAGTTGACGGTGTTGGTGTTGCGCCAGTTGTAGGCGTCGCTGTCAGCGGTCAGGCCGATCCAGCTGATGTCGCCGTTCTCGGTCTTGTCCAGCGAGTCGCGCGGGACGCCCGGCTCGGCGTAATCGAGTTTGCCGTCGTCGTGAGTGTGGTGACCGCGAATGCCGACCCACTGGCCCGGTGTCCACTGGTAAGCGGCATCGGCGTAGGCGTGCAGGCGATCCTTGTCTTTCGGCGCCAGCTCTTTGAGGTCGGTGCGGTATTCGCTGAAGCGCTCGGCCACACCGGCATTGGCGCGCAGCAGGGTGGTGTCGAAGGTCCAGTTCAGGGCTTCGATGTTGGTGTCGCGCCATTGGCCGTCGTCATTGCGCAGACGCTGGCGACCGAACTTGAGGATCTCGCCAGGGTACGGCGTGAAGCCGCTGTAGCCGACCCAGAACTCGCGCATCGCCAGGTAGTTTTTCTTGGTTTCGCGATCGCCGCTGTCGGTGGTCTGTTCACCGTCGGACTGCTGCAGGGTGTCGGTCTCGATGATGTCGGTGGAAGTCACCACCTGGCCCATCGCGTAGGCGCTCCACGCGCCGCTTTCGCCGTAGATCCACGGACGCAGGTCCAGGCCGACGCCGTTGACGTCGCCGCCACCGGCAGTGCCGAGGTCACGGTCGTCTTCGGATTGACCGGTGAGTTTCACTTCCAGACCGAAGTTCTTGCTTTCAGTCATCGCAGCCAGTGTCGGGCAAGACCAGATCAGCGCGAAGGTGAGGCCAATACCGGCCTTCACGAATGGGTTCAGCTTCATAGTTTTTCCTCGCCGTCTTCTTCTTGCAGGGCGTGCAGTTGCAGCGTGTTCGAGTTCAGGGCGCCACGGCTGGCCTGTTCCTGTTGCAACAGGCGGCGGGCTTCGGGAAGGCGCTCGGGCGGCAATTGCGCCTCGAGGGTCGCTGCCAGTTCATCGGCTTGCGGGGTGTTCTGCGCCTTGGCCAGTTGGCTGAATACGTAGGCGTTCAGCGGATCGGGCTTGGTGCCCTTGCCTTGGGAAAACAGCTGGGCGATGGCGAAGTCGGCACTGTTCTGGCCGTTGCGCGCAGCGGTCAGCAGGTGGTCGAGGGCCTTCTGCGGATAGACCTTGCCGAGGTAGCCACGGCGATAGATCTGGCCGAGGTAGTAGTCGGCGGCGACTTCGCGGCCAACGGCTTTCTGGAAGTGTTCCTCGGCGACTTTGGCGTCGGCCGGAACCATTTTGCCTTCGTAGTAGACCTTGCCCAGCAACAGTTCGGCGCGCGGCTGATCGGCGGCGCGGCCATTGTCCAGGTACTTCATCATCTGGTCGACGTCGCCCAGTTCGGGGAAGTCGTAAAGCAATTGGGCGAGGGTGACCCACGACGCCGGGTAGCCCGGAGCGATCGGCTCGAGCAGCGCCTGCGCAGTTTTTTCGTCGGTCTTGCCCAGGGTCGAATCGGCCAGCACGCGGGCCACGGAATCGACTCGCTGCGCGGTGACGGTGCCACGGCTGTAACCGGCCTGCATCTGCTTGATCAGTTCGGCCTGTTGCTCCGCCTGGCCACGTTTCTGGTAGACGGTAGCCAGTTCGACATAGCAGATGTCGGTGGTGTTGATTGCGGCCTTGCAGATCTTTTCCACGTCATCCAGGTGCTGGTCGTAAGTGCCCTGGGTGCGATACAGCAGCACCTGCGCCAGACCGGCTTCCGGGTAGCCCGACTTGCGCCACTGATCGATCTGCTGCTGGGCGTTGATGTTCGGGAAGCTGTGCGGGTATTGCAGGTACAGCATCGCCAGCGGGATCAACGTATTGCCTTCGCCATTGGCGGCGGCTTTTTTCAGCAGGGTTTCGGCTTCATGGTGTTCGGCTTCGGTGGAGCCCGGCTTGGCCACCAGCAGACGACCCAGACGTGCCTGGGCACGCGGCGATACGCTGGCCGCTGCGCGATAGGTCGCTTCGGCCTGTTTCATCTGCGCCGGGTCACGGCTGTCGACCTGGATATCGGCCAGACCGACTTGCGCCTCGCTGTAACCCAGATCGGCCAGTTGCTGGTAATTCTGCGCGGCGGTGGCGGTGTCGCCACGCTTGAGCGCTTCGTTGGCCAGACGCTGATCGGGCAGCCCGGCGCAACCGGCCAGACTCACTGCCAATGCCAGGGCACACACCGTTCCCTTGTAGGAGTGAGCCTGCTCGCGATGCAAGCGACTCGGTACATCAGACAAACCGCGGCGATCCCATCGCGAGCAGGCTCGCTCCCACAGGGTCGGCGGTGTGTTCAAGTTATGCGTAGTCACAGGCATGTCCTCGACTTAAAGACCGGCAGCCATGGCTTTGTCGATCAGCCA
Protein-coding sequences here:
- the algK gene encoding alginate biosynthesis TPR repeat lipoprotein AlgK — protein: MPVTTHNLNTPPTLWERACSRWDRRGLSDVPSRLHREQAHSYKGTVCALALAVSLAGCAGLPDQRLANEALKRGDTATAAQNYQQLADLGYSEAQVGLADIQVDSRDPAQMKQAEATYRAAASVSPRAQARLGRLLVAKPGSTEAEHHEAETLLKKAAANGEGNTLIPLAMLYLQYPHSFPNINAQQQIDQWRKSGYPEAGLAQVLLYRTQGTYDQHLDDVEKICKAAINTTDICYVELATVYQKRGQAEQQAELIKQMQAGYSRGTVTAQRVDSVARVLADSTLGKTDEKTAQALLEPIAPGYPASWVTLAQLLYDFPELGDVDQMMKYLDNGRAADQPRAELLLGKVYYEGKMVPADAKVAEEHFQKAVGREVAADYYLGQIYRRGYLGKVYPQKALDHLLTAARNGQNSADFAIAQLFSQGKGTKPDPLNAYVFSQLAKAQNTPQADELAATLEAQLPPERLPEARRLLQQEQASRGALNSNTLQLHALQEEDGEEKL
- a CDS encoding alginate O-acetyltransferase, translating into MHPHMIKLLSLSALTLGILAAGNARADAEGASVTPPKFTAEPCCNLCPAAHDAKNYTTRYQQNFTTLVQAQGDWLFRTQEDLRTEFNTTPAGYKRLQQLHDAFKSKGVELVIVYQPTRGLVNRNKLNPQEKAAFDYEKALGNYKTMLGRFAKMGYVVPDLSPLTNESLPDTLPAHDFYFRGDQHWTPYGAQRTAKIVAEKVKQIPAFADIPKREFETKKSGRMGKTGTLHNMAGQLCGTSYAIQYMDQFTTEPKGEAGDGDLFGDSGNPQITLVGTSHSGKNYNFAGFLEEAIGADILNVAFPGGGLEGSMLQYLGSEEFQKTPPKILIWEFSPLYRLDQETIYRQMMALLDNGCEGKDAQMSASTTLKPGSKQELLVNSKNLNLQNASHQVDIRFADTSVKTLQATLWYMNGRHEDIKIEKPETSDTDGRFAFELRTDEDWASQNLLAVEVQGPEAGPGAAPQKVEAKICKRNVFPGAGQQTAQLGQ
- the algG gene encoding mannuronan 5-epimerase AlgG, translating into MISTRTGSLSLLAGAMLLASAGAFANVEPAKPATVAKELQQAKTYTVSSAPTEALQLAKPKLPDLSGFTAEAAAAKIVRSKPGKISVRRMMQENALKDFIGGDNKMAEWVVRQHGIPQAIFIDDGYMNLKDLAKKLPKQYFSETSPGVYLAKLPIVVGEKGILEIDGQTQELRLSQEAGSFLINDGQLFVRDTKVTGWREKDNGPATFRSPKEFRPFLLAWGGTETYIVNSKMASFGYANSKSYGVSISQYTPNMAKVLKRPEPTGWIVGSEFSDMWYGFYCYETRDFVVKGNTYKDNIVYGIDPHDRSHRLIIAENTVHGTKKKHGIIISREVNDSFIFNNKSYDNKLSGLVIDRNSVNNIIAYNEIYKNHTDGITLYESADNLLWGNKVISNTRHGIRIRNSVNIRLYENVAMTNGLTGIYGHIKDLTDTDRDIKLDPFDAQVSLIVVGGELAANGSGPLSIDSPLSVELYRVSMLAPTKSSGISFNGILGERQDEILDLLVRQQKAVLIDPVERQTELQD
- a CDS encoding alginate export family protein; this translates as MKLNPFVKAGIGLTFALIWSCPTLAAMTESKNFGLEVKLTGQSEDDRDLGTAGGGDVNGVGLDLRPWIYGESGAWSAYAMGQVVTSTDIIETDTLQQSDGEQTTDSGDRETKKNYLAMREFWVGYSGFTPYPGEILKFGRQRLRNDDGQWRDTNIEALNWTFDTTLLRANAGVAERFSEYRTDLKELAPKDKDRLHAYADAAYQWTPGQWVGIRGHHTHDDGKLDYAEPGVPRDSLDKTENGDISWIGLTADSDAYNWRNTNTVNYWGSITGMSGDRDTVNALNADGTRPTQAKRSDDISGWAADVGVRLRLDPQWQVGGAYARASADYEQNGLESNRSNYTGTRSRVHRFGEAFRGEMNNMQTATLFGSWMVNDEYDASLIYHKFWRVDGNKPVGSNGINAVENNTDDVTGAILSSTSLPLEDGNKDLGQEMDLVVTKYFKQGLLPAALSQSIDEPSALVRFRGGVFKPGDAYGSQVDSYMHRAFIDVIWRF